The following are from one region of the Siniperca chuatsi isolate FFG_IHB_CAS linkage group LG21, ASM2008510v1, whole genome shotgun sequence genome:
- the LOC122868747 gene encoding uncharacterized protein LOC122868747, giving the protein MILLSVRVRRKSYHIYRYIDLKQLVANSVKLPLRANMSIDRTKLLFEGFLQKRKDTMKIRWVTYWFRLQNTTLFFYTKKNGSASHLRGYYYIYTVQSVREVQRSDSKRIMFEIIMTNGKRKVLAAETAALRKEWVGHLWQAMHLSASGVSDSKNIHFEMCEQRERINSSAPNSSHSDSLMELLPARPHSAPGPTGQMHHAISACGPTGQMHHAISASGPTGQMHHAISASGPTGHMHHAISASGPTGHMHHAISASGPTGHMHHAISAPGPTVHMQHEIRSIAPPICLSEELNSKGTTYQNTPPPCNYQHHSGDSLNSPQWSSRLSNAKGSGEGDYDILPLRKKICESNASTEMDEDVYDFPVSYRRVSQPPDPTESIYDVPSSLLRKISDHTEEQMEDRPLEDMRSSLRTKVIDWRVAAVPF; this is encoded by the exons ATGATACTGCTTTCAGTCCGTGTGAGGAGGAAGTCATACCACATTTACAGGTACATAGACTTAAAACAACTGGTAGCCAACAGTGTGAAATTACCTTTGAGGGCCAACATGTCAATAGATAGGACAAAGTTATTGTTTGAGGGCTTcctgcagaaaagaaaagatactATG aAAATAAGGTGGGTGACATATTGGTTCAGGCTTCAAAATACAACATTGTTCTTCTATACGAAGAAGAATGGCAGTGCT TCACACTTGCGAGGCTATTACTACATTTACACC GTGCAGTCGGTGCGAGAGGTCCAGAGATCTGACAGCAAGCGCATTATGTTTGAGATCATCATGACAAATGGAAAGAGAAAAGTGTTG gcagcAGAGACTGCAGCTCTCAGGAAGGAGTGGGTAGGACACCTATGGCAAGCCATGCatctttctgcctctggagtTTCAGACtctaaaaacataca CTTTGAAATGTGTGAGCAGCGAGAGAGAATAAACAGCAGTGCACCCAACAGCTCACACAGTGACAGTTTGATGGAGTTGCTGCCTGCTCGGCCCCACTCTGCCCCTGGCCCTACAGGCCAAATGCACCATGCGATCTCTGCCTGTGGCCCCACAGGCCAAATGCACCATGCGATCTCTGCCTCTGGCCCCACAGGCCAAATGCACCATGCGATCTCTGCCTCTGGCCCCACAGGCCACATGCACCATGCGATCTCTGCCTCTGGCCCCACAGGCCACATGCACCATGCGATCTCTGCCTCTGGCCCCACAGGCCACATGCACCATGCGATCTCTGCCCCTGGCCCCACAGTCCACATGCAGCATGAGATTAGGAGCATCGCCCCCCCTATCTGCCTGTCTGAAGAGCTGAACAGTAAGGGGACCACGTACCAAAACACACCGCCACCCTGTAACTACCAGCATCACAGTG GTGACAGTCTCAACAGTCCTCAATGGTCCAGTAGGTTGAGCAATGCAAAGGGAAGTGGAGAAGGAGACTACGACATTTTACCACTTAGAAAAa AGATATGTGAGAGCAACGCTTCAACAGAGATGGACGAGGACGTGTATGACTTTCCTGTCTCTTACAGGAGGGTTTCTCAACCTCCAG ACCCCACGGAGAGCATCTATGATGTACCAAGCTCTCTCTTAAGGAAGATCTCTGATCACACAG AGGAGCAGATGGAGGACAGACCACTGGAGGATATGAGGTCCAGTTTGAGGACAAAAGTGATAGACTGGAGGGTAGCAGCAGTCCCCTTCTGA